From one Brevibacterium sp. 'Marine' genomic stretch:
- the lysS gene encoding lysine--tRNA ligase, producing the protein MANTDSKIPENADLSPEHLDPEQIRIRKDKRQRLLDDGTDAYPVTVPRTHSLAEVHAAHDGLEAGEETDDVVGVIGRVVFVRTTGKLCFVTLQAGDGTRLQGMLSLREVGQERLDDFKTDVDLGDFLFLHGKVIKSKRGELSVLADSWTMASKAIRPLPGLHTELAEDTRVRQRYLDLITREQARETMLTRAKVMSSLRKTFADQDFVEIETPMLQTMHGGASARPFKTHMNAYDIDMYLRIAPELFLKRAVVGGIENVFEINRNFRNEGADSTHSPEFAMLEAYQSFGDYHSIADLTKTLIQNAAQEATGSLIVTLDDGTEYDFGGDWPVVSMYDSLSEESGVEVTPETGLDVLDKIAADNNVDLDGVFRSHGKYVEELWEHFYQDKLWAPTFVTDFPVDTSPLVREHRTKKGVVEKWDLYVRGFELATGYSELVDPIIQRQRFEAQAADAARGDDEAMGLDEDFLMAMEHGMPPTGGMGMGLDRLLMALTGLGIRETILFPFTKPLASSQEDSAQEG; encoded by the coding sequence ATGGCGAACACCGACTCGAAGATACCTGAGAACGCAGACCTTTCACCCGAACACCTCGACCCGGAACAGATCCGGATCCGAAAGGACAAGCGCCAGCGTCTCCTCGATGACGGAACCGACGCCTACCCGGTCACGGTGCCCCGCACGCACAGCCTCGCCGAGGTCCACGCCGCCCACGACGGACTCGAAGCCGGTGAGGAGACCGACGACGTCGTCGGCGTCATCGGCCGCGTCGTCTTCGTCCGCACCACCGGAAAACTCTGCTTCGTCACCCTGCAGGCCGGCGACGGCACCCGACTGCAGGGCATGCTCTCGCTGCGCGAAGTCGGTCAGGAGCGCCTGGATGACTTCAAGACCGACGTCGACCTCGGCGACTTCCTGTTCCTGCACGGGAAGGTCATCAAGTCCAAGCGCGGTGAACTCTCCGTCCTCGCGGACTCGTGGACCATGGCATCGAAGGCCATCCGCCCGCTGCCCGGCCTGCACACCGAACTCGCCGAGGACACCCGCGTCCGCCAGCGCTACCTCGACCTCATCACCCGCGAGCAGGCCCGGGAGACGATGCTCACCCGCGCCAAAGTGATGTCATCGCTGCGGAAGACCTTCGCGGACCAGGACTTCGTCGAGATCGAGACCCCGATGCTGCAGACCATGCACGGCGGTGCCTCGGCGCGCCCATTCAAGACGCATATGAACGCCTACGACATCGACATGTATCTGCGCATCGCCCCGGAGCTGTTCCTCAAGCGGGCGGTCGTCGGCGGAATCGAGAACGTCTTCGAGATCAACCGGAACTTCCGCAATGAGGGCGCTGACTCCACGCATTCCCCGGAATTCGCGATGCTCGAGGCCTACCAGTCCTTTGGCGACTACCACTCGATCGCCGATCTGACGAAGACCCTGATCCAGAACGCGGCCCAGGAAGCCACCGGATCTCTCATCGTGACTCTCGACGACGGCACCGAATACGACTTCGGCGGAGACTGGCCGGTCGTGAGCATGTACGACTCCCTGTCCGAGGAATCCGGCGTCGAGGTGACTCCCGAGACCGGATTGGACGTCCTCGACAAGATCGCCGCCGACAACAACGTCGACTTAGACGGCGTCTTCAGGTCACACGGCAAGTACGTCGAAGAGCTGTGGGAGCACTTCTATCAGGACAAGCTGTGGGCTCCGACCTTCGTCACCGACTTCCCGGTCGACACCTCACCGCTGGTGCGTGAGCACCGGACGAAGAAGGGCGTCGTGGAGAAGTGGGACCTGTACGTGCGCGGCTTCGAGCTGGCGACCGGCTATTCCGAGCTCGTCGACCCGATCATCCAGCGGCAGCGCTTCGAAGCTCAGGCTGCGGACGCCGCTCGCGGCGACGACGAGGCGATGGGTCTCGACGAAGACTTCCTCATGGCCATGGAACACGGAATGCCGCCGACCGGCGGAATGGGAATGGGGCTCGACCGTCTGCTCATGGCACTGACAGGATTGGGAATCCGCGAAACAATTCTGTTCCCATTCACCAAGCCATTGGCTTCTTCGCAGGAGGATTCGGCTCAGGAGGGCTGA
- a CDS encoding PH domain-containing protein, whose product MNRDRFFSIGADVPFNRVSPKYGLKEVLASMTLLVPLLIAGLVVAIIFTSEMPWLHLAWIAVAVYGIISTIIILRQARAIGYAEREDDLLVRRGIMFHRATVVPYGRLQFVDVDAGPIDRMFGLATVKLHTASAATDATIPGLPRAEADRLRDSLAGLGQANLAGL is encoded by the coding sequence ATGAACCGCGACCGCTTCTTCTCCATCGGAGCCGATGTGCCCTTCAACCGGGTGAGCCCGAAGTACGGGCTGAAAGAGGTCCTCGCCTCAATGACTCTGCTCGTTCCGCTGCTCATCGCCGGTCTGGTCGTCGCGATCATCTTCACCTCCGAGATGCCCTGGCTGCACCTGGCCTGGATCGCCGTCGCCGTCTACGGCATCATCTCGACGATCATCATCCTTCGGCAGGCGCGTGCCATCGGCTATGCCGAACGCGAAGACGACCTGCTCGTCCGCCGCGGCATCATGTTCCACCGCGCCACCGTCGTGCCCTACGGCCGACTTCAGTTCGTCGACGTCGACGCCGGCCCCATCGACCGCATGTTCGGCCTGGCGACCGTCAAACTCCACACCGCCTCCGCCGCCACCGACGCGACGATCCCCGGACTGCCCCGCGCCGAAGCCGATCGCCTGCGCGACAGCCTCGCCGGACTCGGCCAGGCCAATCTCGCCGGACTGTGA
- a CDS encoding DUF3180 domain-containing protein, which yields MQRTSSSTLAVWAVIGTVLAIVVDVVLESQGFSLPGLPWFAVIGMLVLSAILFMLGWPIKKWNDGDRTKEIDPIQAARVAIMAKASALTGAGLSGWYLGNAGYYFLSAPGIRNDLAAGMLVAMISAAVLMIVGMIVEGFCEIPPQDPPGAETA from the coding sequence ATGCAGAGAACCTCCTCGTCCACCCTCGCCGTGTGGGCCGTCATCGGCACGGTGCTCGCGATCGTGGTCGACGTGGTGCTCGAAAGCCAAGGGTTCTCACTGCCGGGCCTGCCCTGGTTCGCCGTCATCGGCATGCTCGTCCTCTCCGCCATCCTGTTCATGCTCGGCTGGCCCATCAAGAAATGGAACGACGGGGACCGGACGAAGGAGATCGACCCGATCCAAGCGGCGAGAGTGGCGATCATGGCCAAGGCCAGCGCCCTGACCGGGGCCGGACTCTCCGGCTGGTATCTCGGCAACGCCGGGTACTATTTCCTGTCGGCCCCGGGGATCCGCAACGACCTGGCCGCAGGTATGCTTGTCGCAATGATCTCTGCCGCCGTGCTCATGATCGTCGGCATGATCGTCGAGGGATTCTGCGAGATCCCACCCCAAGACCCGCCGGGAGCCGAAACAGCATGA
- a CDS encoding DUF2520 domain-containing protein, translating into MSQGDAPRLGIGIIGCGRVGASIGAAWRQAGHAIIGVSATSAASLERAEEMLPAVPVLDPDEITERAELVLVAVPDDEIAPLVTGLADLGRIHAGQILVHCSGRYGTDVLDAGTRLGALPIALHPSMTFTGTEVDLSRLRQATIAVTAPAPIRPVGEALVVELGAEPIDIAEADRPLYHAAITHASNHSITILAEAMELLSEAGVADPSAVLHALVDASVANTMQNGPKALTGPISRGDVGTIEAHLAALSEFSLSRSNPSVRNSYIALARSTAAKALAMGRITEAQAQQILTALD; encoded by the coding sequence ATGAGCCAGGGCGACGCACCGCGGCTGGGCATCGGAATCATCGGCTGCGGCCGAGTCGGGGCCAGCATCGGAGCCGCCTGGAGGCAGGCGGGGCACGCGATCATCGGCGTCAGCGCCACCTCGGCGGCGAGCCTCGAACGCGCCGAGGAGATGCTGCCGGCAGTGCCCGTCCTCGACCCGGACGAGATCACCGAACGCGCCGAACTCGTCCTCGTCGCCGTTCCCGATGACGAGATCGCGCCGTTGGTCACGGGCCTGGCCGACCTCGGACGCATCCACGCCGGGCAGATCCTCGTGCACTGCTCGGGCCGGTACGGAACGGACGTCCTCGACGCCGGGACCCGCCTCGGCGCCCTGCCCATCGCCCTGCACCCGTCCATGACGTTCACCGGAACCGAAGTCGACCTGAGTCGGCTGCGGCAGGCGACGATCGCGGTCACCGCGCCGGCACCGATCCGTCCGGTGGGGGAGGCCCTCGTCGTCGAACTCGGTGCCGAACCGATCGACATCGCCGAAGCGGACCGTCCCCTCTACCACGCGGCCATCACCCATGCCTCGAACCATTCGATCACGATCCTCGCCGAAGCCATGGAACTGCTCTCCGAGGCGGGAGTCGCCGATCCCTCGGCCGTCCTCCACGCCCTCGTCGACGCCAGCGTCGCCAACACCATGCAGAATGGGCCCAAGGCACTGACCGGGCCGATCAGCCGCGGCGACGTCGGAACCATCGAAGCGCACCTGGCCGCACTGAGCGAATTCAGCCTCAGCCGGTCGAACCCATCCGTGCGCAACAGCTACATCGCACTCGCGCGATCGACAGCCGCGAAAGCCCTGGCGATGGGACGGATCACAGAAGCCCAGGCACAGCAGATTCTGACTGCTCTGGACTGA
- a CDS encoding Lsr2 family protein: MAREMRLVLTDDFDGSEAAETVRFSLDQATYELELSTENAEKLRETFAPFIAKARRVANTGGRGRRAGSSGPKRDTAKIREWAQSNGYQLGDRGRIPLEIVEAYEAAEK; encoded by the coding sequence ATGGCAAGGGAAATGCGCCTCGTTCTCACGGATGATTTCGACGGAAGCGAAGCGGCGGAAACCGTTCGCTTCAGCCTCGACCAGGCAACGTACGAACTCGAGCTCTCAACCGAGAATGCCGAAAAGCTCCGTGAGACGTTCGCCCCATTCATCGCCAAAGCACGTCGTGTAGCCAACACCGGTGGTCGTGGCCGCCGTGCGGGTTCGTCGGGACCCAAGCGGGACACGGCGAAGATCCGCGAATGGGCTCAGAGCAACGGATACCAGCTCGGTGATCGTGGGCGGATCCCGCTGGAGATCGTCGAAGCATACGAAGCAGCGGAGAAGTAA
- a CDS encoding macrolide 2'-phosphotransferase produces the protein MPTDPAIIRDLARAHGLDIITDSIVINELGLDFQVAIAEAVDGESWVLRIPRRPDVSARAAVEGRFIKAIAPHLSVAVPDWQVHSDDLIAYPLLPGTPGLTVDDAGVPQWHFDVESPEYAASLGSVLAELHTVDPAAVRDTGIPEFSPAEIRQRKRDDIETVAAEFEVAPNLLRRWTAWLDDDSYWPSFSTVTHGEVYPAHQLMDGPVNLSILDWTTAAIGDPARDFMFHHASVSASAFENASARYVEAGGRIWPRFAEHCGELYSTSPVELGLYALQTGDSEHMSAARIQLNPEN, from the coding sequence ATGCCCACCGATCCCGCGATCATCCGGGACCTGGCCCGGGCCCACGGTCTCGACATCATCACCGATTCCATCGTCATCAACGAGCTCGGCCTCGACTTCCAGGTCGCCATCGCCGAGGCGGTCGACGGCGAATCGTGGGTGCTCCGGATACCTCGGCGTCCGGATGTCTCCGCCCGCGCCGCCGTCGAGGGCCGGTTCATCAAGGCCATCGCACCGCACCTGAGCGTCGCGGTCCCGGATTGGCAGGTCCACTCGGACGATCTCATCGCCTACCCGCTGCTGCCAGGCACTCCCGGGCTGACCGTCGATGACGCCGGAGTGCCGCAGTGGCATTTCGATGTCGAATCCCCCGAGTATGCCGCGTCGCTGGGATCTGTCCTCGCGGAACTTCACACCGTCGACCCGGCCGCCGTTCGGGACACAGGCATTCCGGAGTTCTCCCCCGCAGAGATCCGACAGCGCAAGCGCGATGACATCGAAACCGTCGCCGCTGAGTTCGAGGTGGCGCCGAACCTGCTCCGACGGTGGACCGCGTGGCTCGACGATGACAGCTATTGGCCGTCGTTCTCAACCGTGACTCATGGCGAAGTGTACCCGGCGCATCAGCTCATGGACGGACCCGTCAATCTGAGCATCCTCGACTGGACGACTGCTGCAATCGGCGATCCGGCCAGGGATTTCATGTTCCACCACGCCAGCGTCTCGGCCTCAGCGTTCGAGAACGCGAGCGCGCGATACGTGGAAGCCGGCGGTCGGATATGGCCCAGGTTCGCAGAGCACTGCGGCGAGCTCTACTCGACGTCGCCCGTCGAATTGGGTCTGTACGCTCTGCAGACTGGAGACTCGGAGCATATGAGCGCAGCACGAATTCAATTGAACCCGGAGAACTGA
- a CDS encoding PH domain-containing protein, whose product MSDESSPDTPNAPAEAAAPEVWHRVHPLTPILESLGVLVGIFIAAVYGLQNFFQSAVEDLASGRSVNLTFAEWLGAHPLVILAVVGGIILILVLTAFFSWLAWRVMGYRVDAEAIYYRRGLLSKKLRKARLDRVQSIDLQQKLLPRMLGMGELVFDVAGGTDSNISLKYLSKKRAEELRDELLAAVKAKKNASTAAATAPSGTTVEHGGPEPETGAAGEAETGADAAGQARVTAGDHGGPAHDSSGEQRGIDLSVPERSADSIGVRLSKRLGALADDVSHEAEGSLNDLLAPYNLSADVGEEGEIIRVPAHRVIVSSLLNTGTLISVGVIVALIAIAVVFLVVGIEEAFLPILIGGLPGIFAAFTAFKKNLDNANFVVRISEDGLAVRHGLFSTSRKVIPLDRLQAVCLHQPLLWRWAGWWRAEYNIASDGGKNDENLLLPVGDIDQALLMVGLALPDPQLPAGISADGLVRSAMYDRKSTHPDAAAAEELFHAQPRSSRIIDPLVWKRRAYALTDSLLVLRLGILDRRVDFVPHVRVQSLRYYQGPLMRALNLGTVAVHSTAGPITPLVKHQDVDAAKRFFTEHAERTRIARQTYDAAAKSAHTDRTQILEEDER is encoded by the coding sequence ATGAGCGACGAATCCTCGCCCGACACCCCGAACGCTCCCGCCGAGGCGGCCGCACCGGAGGTCTGGCACCGTGTCCATCCGCTGACGCCGATTCTCGAGAGCCTCGGCGTCCTCGTCGGCATCTTCATCGCCGCGGTCTACGGTCTGCAGAACTTCTTCCAGAGCGCCGTCGAAGACCTGGCCTCCGGCCGCTCCGTCAACCTCACCTTCGCCGAATGGCTGGGCGCCCACCCGCTGGTGATCCTCGCCGTCGTCGGCGGAATCATCCTGATCCTCGTTCTCACAGCCTTCTTCAGCTGGTTGGCATGGCGAGTCATGGGATATCGGGTCGACGCCGAAGCGATCTACTATCGGCGCGGACTGCTGTCGAAGAAGCTGCGCAAGGCCCGTCTGGACCGCGTCCAGTCGATCGACCTGCAGCAGAAGCTGCTGCCGCGCATGCTCGGAATGGGCGAACTCGTCTTCGACGTCGCCGGCGGCACCGACTCGAACATCTCCCTGAAATATTTGTCGAAGAAGCGTGCCGAAGAGCTTCGCGATGAGCTTCTCGCCGCGGTGAAGGCGAAGAAGAACGCTTCCACTGCGGCCGCCACGGCACCGAGCGGAACCACAGTCGAGCACGGTGGGCCCGAGCCCGAAACAGGAGCAGCCGGTGAAGCTGAAACCGGTGCGGATGCGGCAGGTCAGGCTCGCGTCACGGCCGGTGACCACGGCGGCCCAGCCCACGACTCCAGCGGAGAACAGCGGGGTATCGATCTCTCCGTGCCCGAACGCAGCGCCGACAGCATCGGAGTCCGGCTGAGCAAACGGCTGGGCGCCCTCGCCGACGACGTCTCCCACGAAGCGGAAGGCAGCCTCAACGATCTGCTGGCCCCGTACAACCTCTCGGCCGATGTCGGTGAGGAGGGCGAGATCATCCGTGTGCCCGCCCACCGTGTCATCGTGTCCTCCCTGCTCAACACCGGAACGCTGATCTCCGTCGGCGTGATCGTCGCCCTCATCGCCATTGCCGTCGTCTTCCTCGTCGTCGGGATCGAAGAGGCCTTCCTCCCGATCCTCATCGGTGGACTGCCCGGCATCTTCGCCGCATTCACCGCATTCAAGAAGAACCTCGACAATGCCAATTTCGTCGTCCGCATCAGCGAAGACGGACTGGCCGTCAGACACGGACTCTTCTCCACCTCCCGCAAGGTCATCCCGCTCGACCGGCTGCAGGCCGTCTGCCTGCATCAGCCGCTGCTGTGGCGCTGGGCCGGTTGGTGGAGAGCCGAATACAACATCGCCAGCGACGGTGGGAAGAACGACGAGAATCTGCTCCTGCCCGTCGGCGATATCGACCAAGCTCTGCTCATGGTGGGTCTCGCCCTGCCCGACCCGCAGCTGCCCGCAGGCATCTCCGCCGACGGCCTCGTCCGGTCGGCCATGTACGACCGGAAGTCCACACACCCCGACGCAGCGGCGGCCGAGGAGCTGTTCCATGCGCAGCCGCGCTCCTCACGGATAATCGACCCTCTCGTCTGGAAACGACGCGCCTATGCGCTCACCGATTCCCTGCTCGTGCTGCGCCTGGGCATCCTCGACCGACGAGTCGACTTCGTGCCCCATGTCAGGGTCCAGTCCCTGCGCTACTACCAGGGCCCACTGATGCGAGCGCTGAACCTGGGCACTGTGGCCGTGCATTCGACCGCCGGACCCATCACCCCGCTCGTGAAGCATCAGGACGTCGACGCCGCCAAACGCTTCTTCACCGAGCATGCCGAACGCACTCGGATCGCCCGCCAGACCTACGACGCGGCGGCGAAGAGTGCCCACACCGACCGGACACAGATCCTCGAGGAGGACGAAAGATGA